The following proteins are co-located in the Lusitaniella coriacea LEGE 07157 genome:
- a CDS encoding type II toxin-antitoxin system VapC family toxin, with translation MNTPHTFILIDSGIMVAFYNRKDRYHQQVVRFFSTCTSQLITTVSCVTEVMWLLAPNISVQNNFLSALEIGVFSAEHLTSEDYQRIRILNSNYQDLPADFTDLSLVAISERLNIPAIATLDKDFDVYRRYRSQPFIRVFYP, from the coding sequence ATGAACACTCCCCATACTTTTATTCTAATTGATAGTGGCATTATGGTCGCTTTTTATAATCGAAAAGATCGTTATCATCAACAAGTCGTTCGTTTTTTTAGCACTTGTACCAGTCAGTTAATTACAACCGTTAGTTGTGTTACTGAGGTGATGTGGTTGCTTGCACCCAATATTAGCGTGCAAAACAATTTTCTATCAGCATTAGAGATAGGGGTTTTCAGTGCAGAGCATTTAACTTCTGAAGATTATCAACGAATTCGGATACTCAATTCAAACTATCAGGATCTGCCAGCAGATTTTACAGATCTATCATTGGTTGCAATTTCCGAGCGTTTAAATATTCCAGCAATTGCTACGCTGGATAAAGATTTCGATGTTTATCGTCGCTATCGCAGTCAACCTTTTATCCGTGTTTTCTATCCCTAG
- a CDS encoding type II toxin-antitoxin system HicA family toxin: MPKKIRELKQILRKAGFTELPGKGSHTNWIHPLYEGKLTISGKDGSDAKRYQEKVVKQAIFEIELTFRRSSQRSE; encoded by the coding sequence ATGCCCAAAAAAATACGAGAACTGAAACAAATACTTCGCAAAGCAGGTTTTACAGAACTCCCAGGAAAAGGAAGTCATACGAACTGGATACATCCTTTGTACGAAGGAAAGCTTACAATTTCTGGGAAGGATGGATCGGATGCGAAACGCTATCAAGAGAAAGTAGTAAAACAAGCAATTTTTGAAATTGAACTCACATTCCGCAGGTCGTCTCAGCGCTCTGAATAA
- the pruA gene encoding L-glutamate gamma-semialdehyde dehydrogenase, with protein MVVREYEAKTQEIAKELIAATREKRSLFSQMRDQMRLEEKLLDWAMGNPGLRYQLFSFIDCLPALRSKTEIARHFQEYMSDESVELPNALKKILNFADASSPPAQIAATTVEQAVKTLAYKYIAGESIPKVIKTIERLRKDKMAFTIDLLGEAVITESEAQSYQQRYAELIEALSDAAKGWSTIPQIDEAEGEALPKVQVSVKLTAFYSQFDPFDPEGSKVKVRDRVRSLLRHAKTLGAAIHFDMEQYEYKDMTLAILKELLMEEEFRDRTDIGMTIQGYLRDSQEDLQGLIEWAKKRGNPITIRLVKGAYWDQETIQSIQNHWKQPVYNQKAATDANYEALMELLLENHEYLYAAIGSHNVRTQAKAAAIAETLQIPPRRFEMQVLYGMGDRLAKALVKRGHRVRVYAPYGDLLPGMSYLIRRLLENTANSSFLRQNMEERPIEELIAPPKVEEESPLVAKTAFPNAADTDYANADLRSKAKQALVQVRNSLGKTYLPLINGEYVQTESTLDSVNPSNPTEIVGTIGQIDLSQADEAIAAAKAAFPAWRDTPVQERARILRKAAEIMESRRHELSAWTCLEVGKIIPQADAEVSEAIDFCRYYADEMERLEKGYNYDLAGETNRYFYQPRGIAVVISPWNFPLAIATGMTVAALATGNCTLLKPAAPSSVIAAKIAEILVEAGIPKGAFQYVPGKGSTVGNHLVQHPDVHLIAFTGSQEVGCHIYAEAAKLQPGQKHLKRVIAEMGGKNGIIIDESADLDQAVAGVVYSAFGYTGQKCSACSRVVVLEPAYDAFVQRLIEATKSLNIGSAENPSTTVGPVVDEKARDRVLQYIEQGKQESTLALELPIPDTGYFVSPTLFTDVSPNATIAQEEIFGPVVAIIKAKTFEEALDIANGTNYALTGGLYSRTPSHIEQAYKRFEVGNLYINRTITGAIVSRQPFGGFKLSGVGSKAGGPDYLLQFLEPRHVTENIQRQGFAPIEGAE; from the coding sequence GTGGTTGTTCGAGAGTATGAAGCCAAAACCCAGGAAATTGCGAAAGAACTGATTGCTGCGACGCGAGAAAAGCGTTCTCTGTTTAGCCAGATGCGCGACCAAATGCGCCTCGAGGAAAAGTTGCTAGACTGGGCGATGGGCAATCCGGGTTTGCGCTATCAATTGTTTAGCTTCATCGACTGTTTGCCTGCATTGCGCTCTAAGACGGAGATTGCGCGACATTTTCAAGAGTATATGAGCGATGAATCGGTGGAATTGCCCAATGCGCTCAAAAAGATTCTCAATTTTGCCGATGCGAGTTCTCCCCCCGCACAAATTGCTGCAACGACGGTGGAACAGGCGGTGAAGACGCTGGCGTATAAATATATTGCCGGAGAAAGTATTCCCAAGGTGATTAAAACCATCGAACGGTTGCGCAAGGATAAGATGGCGTTTACGATCGATTTGCTTGGAGAGGCAGTGATTACGGAGTCGGAAGCGCAATCGTATCAACAACGCTACGCGGAACTGATTGAAGCGTTAAGTGATGCGGCAAAGGGTTGGTCAACGATTCCTCAAATTGACGAAGCAGAAGGGGAAGCCTTACCTAAAGTTCAGGTTTCGGTGAAGTTAACTGCATTTTACTCTCAATTCGATCCCTTCGATCCGGAAGGGAGTAAAGTTAAGGTGCGCGATCGCGTGCGTTCTCTTTTGCGCCACGCCAAAACCTTGGGAGCCGCGATCCACTTCGATATGGAACAATACGAATATAAGGACATGACTCTTGCCATTCTCAAGGAATTGTTAATGGAAGAGGAATTTCGCGATCGTACCGATATCGGCATGACGATTCAAGGGTATTTGCGCGATTCTCAAGAAGATTTGCAAGGATTGATTGAATGGGCGAAAAAACGGGGAAATCCCATTACGATTCGCTTGGTAAAAGGAGCCTATTGGGATCAGGAAACGATTCAATCGATTCAAAATCATTGGAAACAGCCCGTTTATAACCAAAAAGCTGCAACCGATGCCAACTACGAAGCTTTAATGGAACTCCTGCTCGAAAATCACGAGTATTTGTACGCCGCTATCGGTTCCCATAACGTCCGAACCCAAGCCAAAGCCGCAGCCATCGCCGAAACCTTGCAGATTCCCCCGCGTCGTTTTGAAATGCAAGTATTGTACGGCATGGGCGATCGCCTCGCGAAAGCCTTGGTGAAACGGGGACACCGCGTCAGAGTGTACGCACCCTACGGCGACTTATTACCGGGAATGTCCTACCTGATTCGCCGCTTGCTCGAAAATACGGCAAATTCCTCCTTCCTGCGGCAAAATATGGAAGAACGCCCCATTGAAGAACTGATTGCACCCCCGAAAGTTGAAGAAGAATCCCCCCTCGTTGCCAAAACCGCCTTCCCCAACGCAGCCGATACCGACTACGCCAATGCAGACTTGCGCAGTAAAGCCAAACAAGCCTTAGTTCAAGTTCGCAATTCCTTGGGAAAAACCTACCTCCCCTTAATCAACGGCGAATACGTTCAAACCGAGTCAACCTTAGACTCCGTTAACCCCTCCAACCCTACTGAAATTGTGGGAACCATCGGACAAATCGACCTTTCCCAAGCCGATGAAGCCATCGCTGCTGCAAAAGCCGCATTTCCCGCATGGCGCGACACCCCAGTTCAAGAACGTGCGAGAATCCTACGCAAAGCCGCCGAAATCATGGAATCTCGCCGCCACGAACTATCCGCTTGGACTTGTTTAGAAGTGGGAAAAATTATCCCCCAAGCCGATGCAGAAGTCTCCGAAGCTATTGATTTTTGTCGCTACTACGCCGACGAAATGGAACGGCTGGAGAAAGGTTACAATTACGATCTCGCTGGGGAAACGAACCGCTACTTTTACCAACCGCGCGGAATCGCTGTGGTTATTTCTCCCTGGAATTTCCCCCTCGCCATTGCCACCGGAATGACCGTTGCAGCCCTCGCTACAGGCAATTGTACCTTATTAAAACCCGCAGCCCCTTCCTCCGTTATCGCCGCCAAAATCGCCGAAATTCTCGTGGAAGCAGGCATCCCCAAAGGTGCATTCCAATACGTTCCCGGTAAGGGTTCCACCGTGGGAAACCACCTCGTACAACATCCCGACGTTCACCTCATCGCCTTCACCGGTTCCCAGGAAGTCGGCTGTCACATCTACGCCGAAGCTGCAAAGTTGCAACCAGGACAAAAACACCTCAAGCGCGTCATTGCAGAGATGGGGGGCAAGAATGGAATTATTATCGATGAGAGTGCGGATTTAGACCAAGCCGTTGCAGGCGTTGTCTACTCAGCGTTCGGCTATACGGGACAGAAATGTTCCGCCTGTTCGCGAGTCGTTGTCCTCGAACCCGCATACGATGCCTTTGTGCAGCGTTTGATTGAGGCGACAAAATCCTTGAATATTGGTTCGGCGGAAAACCCCAGTACGACAGTGGGTCCCGTTGTGGATGAGAAAGCGCGCGATCGCGTCCTACAATACATCGAACAAGGAAAACAAGAATCCACCCTTGCCCTCGAACTTCCCATTCCCGACACCGGATACTTCGTTTCCCCCACCCTTTTCACCGACGTTTCCCCCAACGCAACCATCGCCCAAGAGGAAATTTTCGGCCCCGTCGTCGCCATCATCAAAGCCAAAACCTTCGAGGAAGCCTTAGACATCGCCAACGGCACAAATTACGCCCTCACCGGAGGCTTATACTCCCGTACCCCCTCCCATATCGAACAAGCCTACAAACGGTTTGAGGTGGGTAACTTGTATATTAATCGAACCATTACGGGCGCGATCGTCTCTCGCCAACCCTTTGGGGGTTTCAAACTCTCCGGCGTGGGTTCCAAAGCTGGCGGCCCCGACTACCTCTTGCAGTTCCTCGAACCCCGCCACGTCACGGAGAATATTCAGCGTCAGGGGTTTGCACCCATTGAAGGGGCGGAATAG
- a CDS encoding type II toxin-antitoxin system HicB family antitoxin translates to MKNKLKYPMVIQWSEEDNCFLVGFPDFPGQKWRSHGDSYEEAVANGIEALESLIISYEAVSEPLPKPTFFKVAE, encoded by the coding sequence ATGAAGAATAAATTAAAGTATCCAATGGTCATTCAATGGTCTGAGGAAGACAACTGTTTTTTAGTGGGATTTCCGGACTTCCCCGGACAAAAATGGCGCTCGCACGGAGATTCTTATGAGGAAGCCGTTGCAAATGGTATCGAAGCTTTAGAATCTTTGATTATCAGTTATGAAGCAGTGAGTGAACCCTTGCCCAAACCCACATTTTTCAAAGTGGCAGAATGA